The genomic segment aggaggaggaaaagcgGGATGTGTTCGAGTTCCCTTTACCCAAGCCCCCCGAGGATGCTTCCCCGGCGGAGCCCCTCGCCAAGCCACCCCGACACCCGCCCAAACCGCTCAAGAGGCTCAATTCCGAGCCTTGGGGCCTGGTGGCACCGCCGCAGCCCGTCCCGCCCGCCGAGGCGCGCCCGGGAACCGAACGCTTGACGGCCGACTTCCAGGGCTTGAGCCTGTCCGGCCGGCCTCGCCTCTCGCGCCGGCATAGCACCGAATGCGCCGAGGAGCCGCCGCCCTGGGCCGAGCGCGTGGCGGGTGCGGGCGCGGGGCTGCTATCCCGGAGGAACACCGCACCCGAAGCGCAGGAACCGGGACTCCCGGCGGGGTTGCGGCAGAAACTGAGCCGTATGGAACCCGTGGAACTCGAAGGCCCGGGGGGGCTGTGCCCCGATTCCCCCGAATGCAGCCGGCCGGCCCTGGAGCGCAGACGCTACAGCGCATCCCCGCTCACGCTGTCCTTCACCGGCCAGTCCCAGGAGAGCCTCCCCGGGGCCGTGTCGCCTCTGAGCGGGCGCAGGAGGAGTCCCGGGTTGCTGGAGCGACGGGGTTCGGGCACGCTGCTCCTGGACCACATCTCGCAGACGCGGCCGGGTTTCCTGCCTCCCCTCAACGTCAACCCTCACCCCCCGATCCCCGACATTCGCCCCCAAGCCGGAGGCCGGGCGCCGTCCCTGCCCGCTCCTCCCCAAGCCGGGGCGCCGGCTTCGCCCAGGACCAAACGCAAGCTGGTACGGCGCCATTCCATGCAGACGGAGCAGATCCGCTTGCTCGGgggtttccagagtctgggtgGGCCCGGCGAACCGGGGCGCTGATGGATTCGGAAGAGGGGAGGGCGCCGGCGGGAGAAGCAGCTCACACTTTTATTTTGCACGCTAGCACGTGTCCTTTTGGACACGAGGCGCGCGCACACACAGGTAGGCATGTATTCACAAGCACCGTGCGCTTCTTGGCAGGACAGGGTAAGTACTCTACTTTCCTAGGCCCCCCAGACACATGCTTTCCTAGGCCCCGGTCGCCTCAGTCTCGGGAATgactgggtgggtggggggacccTGAAGGCAAGGCACACACACAGGGCCTCTCGTGCTAGGACCCCCTCACTGGGTCCCAAACTCCACTTGCATCTGTTCACAAGCAGTGAAACCTCCTGCTCAAGGGAGTTAACCCGGTCTCTTTGCCTTCCTGCAGAAGCAATCCCTTGCCGTCCATGTACCCCCCTGTAAACTTACAGGCCGCTCATGATTTGCACTCTCTATCCTCTTCGTGATGGTCCTACCCCATTCTGCAGGTCTTGCTTCTGCCAGGCCAGCCTGACTCTCCCAAGTCACACCCTGCTTCCAAGCTGGAACCACTTTTCAGGATAATCTTCTTCACtcttgggggagaggggagactCCTGCAGCAATCCCCAACCTCGGTTCTGCAGTTGTCCCCCCACCTCCTGCTCTCAGCTTTACTTCTCAACGTCCCGCTTTTTtatccaccctcaccccccagttTCCCCAACCAATACAACAGGTTGAGTCCTTTTCTCGGTGGCTGGGGCCATGGGCTGCAAAGCTGCTCTTCTGTCTGTCTGAGCTTATGAATATCCCCCACATGGGGGAAGTGGGGATCAACCCTACATCACTACTCTCCACTTAACAAATAAATGTGTTCAGAAGTTTCTGGCTTTTCAGTCCTGCCTGGGGGGTGTGGAGGTGGGGCCTAAGGAATGGGGAGGGAGAATGAGATTCACTATAGCTTTGATGGGAGGATAAAGCCACCATCTTTCAGGGAGACCATCTGACTAACTGGTTAtaagagaaaaggcaaaaaaaaaaaaaaaaaaagccactgtcCTGTTGATTTTAAaacaggtttttgttttcttccttaagTTCATCCTCACGTTCTTGGATCTAAATTCCTATAGAGAAACTTTCTCCTCACCATCAACAGATCCAGTGAAATGAATTGTTCCTCtttcaaattttctatttctagacTACTCACTGTTTTCCCTTGGGGTCTAGTTTAGACCTCATGAGGTCCatttcatccatgtttttctatATCTGCTTTCTGTTTTCTCTAGACTTTTGAGACACTGTAGGAGAggcagatagagacagagacaaagaggaaacagaaagagagaggaaacagagaagtagagagagatagtagaatAACTTTACCTCTGTAAAACTATGAGGGTTAGCTGACAAAGGGTGTATCTGATGGAAGATAAAGAGAACAACCTTTCATTACCTTCTATtcggttctattttttttttaaaaaaaaaagtctgtctaCTCTTTCTTACTCCCCATCTCAAATTAGAAtaggtaaaaatcagaaaaatatccaATACTGTGATATGATGAAAAGACCAAAATATTGGGGATTAGAATACTCCCCCTATTTAACTTTGGTCAATAAATTTATTCTCGCTGGGCTTCCTTACTGTAAAACAATGAAACTGAGGCTAGAAATGTGGCATAATTGATAGAGGACATGCCATACCTTGCATCTTCCAAGTCTTGAGTCCTACATGCAGCCCTGGCACTATatggttctgagcacagagtgttATGGAGTTGCCTGATGTGACCCCATATAAAGCACATTTTAGGAGGGGATTATGAGGGTGCTCAGAGCCAGGGCATTTCCAGCCATAATCTGGCAGTAGGGGCCTGGCCATTTGGTGCTCAGACAGGCAGTGCTAGGGGGGCTATTCCAGAGGTTTTAGGGGACTTGAGTGCTACATCCATTGTACTGGGGGATATGTGGTACTAAGACCTGAACAGTAGGCCTCATACATTTAAGACATACATTCCAGTCCTTTAAATAATCTCCTTGTCCCCAAgagcaaacattttttaaaaaataaaatctagctaGTGATCATGATTATCAAGACAGTGCACTAATGTGCATCAAATAGAGTCTGACTTAAGTACCATATTTTtagctctataagatgcacctgaccataagatgcacatagtttttagatgaggaaaacaagagatGTCAGGAGACcgcagctgggaacaaccagcctgtgaggcctaagtatatttacaatataaccACAGCCAGTTAAACACATTTACgtaactcttttctttttacatcagaaaatagatagcatggaggtaaagcgtttgccttgcatgtagaaggttgaaggttcgaatctcggcacaccatatggtcccctgagcctgccagaagcgattcctgagtgtagagccaggagtaactcctgaacgctgccatgtgtgacccccccaaaaaaaaatcattcctggcaggcttgggggatcatatgggacactggggatcgaacccaggtctgtcctagatcagctgcatgcaaggcaaaagccctaccactgtgctattgctccagctccatattggggctggagagatagcatggaggtaaggcattttcctttcatgcagaaaaacggtggttcaaatctcggcatcccatatcgtccccccgtgcctgccaggggcgatttctgagcatagagccaggagtaacccctgagcactgccgggtgtgacccccccgaaaaaggaaataaaacaaacttttaaaaatactttttcgattaatataaaaaaaagttcccTGCACTCAGTCTTCAGTTTCAactccaggtggcatttgctccataagatacACAGAtactttcttccatattttgggGAAGGGAAACGtgcgtcttatggtacaaaagatacgatatggggcccggagagatagcacagcggcgtttgccttgcaagcagccaatccaggaccaaaggtggttggttcgaatcccggtgtcccatatggtccctcgtgccttccaggagctatttctgagcagacagccaggagtaacccctgagcaccgccgggtgtggcccaaaaacaaacaaaacaaacaaacaaaaaaagatacgaTATGggatcattttaataattttaatctatAAATCCTTTTAATATGCAAATCATTTTAAtagataaaatctttatttaagcaccatgattacaagcatgattgtagtagTTGACTAAAATATCTTTCCTTGCTCGAGCTCAGCCTCCAATTCCTTGCCTCAGGCTtcagcttcagctccaggcagcattcgctCTATAAGACATACAGACATTTCCTCCCATATTTGGGGGAGCAAAAAGTGCGTCTTATGGTACGAGAGATACGGTATGGGATCATTTTAATCTATAAatccttttaatatgtaaatccttttactatataaaatctttatttaagcaccatgattacaagcatgattgtagttgactGAAATATCTTTCCttgctttaatatttaatatttagctCAGCCTCCAACTGCTTGAACAAGTAGCATGCATCCTTTACTCTGAGCCAGTTTCCACTTCCGAAGTAGTaggtcaaatgattttttttttaacaaattctttGACCTTTCTCCTCAACCTGGCCCTCCCTCAAGTCTCCCATCCCATCCACATCCTAGGAGTTTATTTATCCAGAATTCTAGTGCCAGCAGCCCCTGGACTTCCCACATAGACCAGGCCCTAGTTAATAACACTCCTTTCTAAAGGGTGTCACTTTCCCTCCCTGCGATTGGTGGACCGGGATCCCGCCCTCCTGAAGTATTCACCAATCGCCGGGCAGAAATCTGCCAGGTCCCGCCTCCTCCTCCCGCACGATTGGCAGGTGGCCGGCTCGGCCCCGCCCCCAGAGGATTGATGGACGGCGCGCCGGGGCCCCGCCTCCATCCCCGGGCGCACTCCGGCTGGGTGGCTGGGACCGTTAGCTCGCCAGGCTGGCAGGCTGCGTGCGGGGATGGAGACGATGCGGGCGCAGCGATTGCAGCCCGGGGTGGGCACGGGCGGGAGAGGCACCCTGAGAGCCTTGCGGCCCGGGGTGACCGGGTCCGCATCTGCCACCGCCACACCCCCGGCGGGCCACCCGCCGGCCCCGCCGCCTCCCGCACCGCCCCCGCCGCCCCTTCTCCTGTCGGGGGCCTCCGGGCTGCAGCTGCCCCCGGGCGCGGCGGGGAGCCCCGCGGTGCTGCGGGAGGCCGTGGAGGCCGTGGTGAGGAGCTTCGCCAAGCACACGCAGGGCTACGGCCGAGGTAAGTGTGCGGGTGAGGCCTCCAGCGGGACCCCAAGTCCTGGCTCCCAGCCTCCTCCCATGGCATCACCCCCCTGGCCCTCCCATGCATTTCCTTTCCGGGAGTTTTCCATGTAGGCTAGACAcgcgcgtgcatgtgtgtgtgtcacacGCTCTTGCACACTTACACACAGCCTCTGAAATGCATTTTCTTGCTCACACGCCTGGGCGCACACAGGCACTCCTTAGGGTGCCTCTTTCTTTACAGTCACTCCTCTTTATTCAATTACTACGTCTTCTCCAGGGAATCTCTTTCTACACACGCAGCCGTCTTTTCTACCCAACCCTTTCTTTTGCCCCTTGAAAATGAATTTTTCTCTTAGGCCTCCGTGCTGCTCTGCATTCGAGGATAATCCCCATTGTGTGTGTAggctcttctcctttctctcagCTCCATGTCTCACAACAACCCTGCTCAATTTTCCCTCGGTGATCTCGGCACCCATCTCCTTGACTTTTCGATTCTTTTGTTAAATAACATCACTCcaaaatttccaaaaaaaaaaaacttcagcttTTCTGTGTAGTTCAATAGTGTCTTTATGAGTCACTTCACAATAGTTGTGCCTTTCAATATGGAGGCTCAGGTAGAGATCATGTCTTGCATGGGTGAGGACTGAcccattccatccccagcactaaaGTCCCCTGAATATTGCAGAGTAGAGCCTCGGTGGTCTCAGGCCTGAACTCTTCAATCCACACTACCAGGGAGTATTGCCTGGCATTCCCCTCTGTCCACTGATGTGGCAcctgaaaaaacaaataaaggcaagggtcagagagagagaatactgcAGGGAAGGAAGACTCTTGCCTGGTGACCCagcagcagctgacccaggtttgatcactggcacaccattggtcccatgagccctggcaggagtgattcctgatcacaaatAGCTGTGGACACATACCACTTGAGCTCACCCTTGCTCCCTCTGAATTACAACCTCCCTCTGGCATCCTTTCAGTATGGAATCTTACAACTCAAGCCTCTGTGTGTCTGGCTGTTTTCCTGGCCCCAGCCCAGAAACAGGATAAATCCCAGACCTTGGCTCCCTTCAGTTGTGGAAATGAGCCAAGCAGAAACCCTATTTCCATAGAAATCTTCGTCTTAATAATGCCTAATTTCTAGGATTTCTGAAAGAGGGCTTGTAAGgactttctttgttgtttttgtttcaccAGTGCAGACATTGCTGAATTTTAGATTTATAGCATAACAAAGAACATAGCTTTTGAGAAGTAGAATACAGATGTTAGgttcagaattttctttcttctttggttttggggccacacccagggttgtTCAAGGCTCATTACTGGCTCTATTctcggggatcactcttggtggggctgggAGTGGGGAGCCTATGCAGTGTTAGGAATTAAAAGCAGTTCAGCCACAAGCAAGTCAAGAGCCTTGCAATTGTGTTATCTTTCCTGTTAGGTTCTATTTAGTTTGGAAGattctttaacttttaaaagttgttgctgtttagttttggatttggggcagcacccagtagtgcttagagcttacttctggctgtgcattcaaggatcatgcctggtgtctctctgggtaccatatgagatgacagggataGAACATTGGTTCTGTTCAAGGCAAAGCCCAataacctgctatactattgctccagccttaatttttgggggggctattgaaagaaatttagggaGATGTAACAGAGtgagagaaggacagagagaatgggaggaggagagagaaaaagagagaggttcAAGAGATTACAAAGGCCAGCACAAGTCGGTAGTGTACTTGTTTTACATGCAACtatcccagattcaatctccagaaccccacatggtcccctgagcccaccaggaagattcctgagtgtagagctaggagtaaccttaaATATTGCTGGGtttagcccccaaaccaacaaaagagaaaaaaaaaaaaaaaaaaaagcaaatctaCTTTCTATTTCAACAATACAAAGAAAAGTTGGTgacagagtgataggacagtcaGTAGGGCACttgtggcaccccatatggtcccctagcctgccaggagtaattcctgagtgcagagccaggggtaaaccctgagttttgctgggtatgtctcaaaaaacaacaaccaaaataatGCAAAGAAAAGTTAGGGATTTCTCTGTAGCCAGTCATTAGGCAGCAAAGACTTCCCCCTCTCCTAAATATAGTGTTAAATAGATCAgaatacagaggttaagacacttaTCCTGCATGGGGTgtagcattagggcatttgccttgcatgcggctgacccaggacagacctcagtttgatccctggtgtcccatatggtccccagagaggatttctgagcacatagccaggagtaatctctgagcgtcacccCCATTCCCAAAGACACTTATCCTGAATACAGCCAATCCTGGTCCAATCTCCTGCACTACAGGATTTCCTCAATATAGCAAGTGTACCTCCCCAAGAACCACAAGATGTGGACCCTCCAGTATATAGAGAAAGTGAAAAGAgtaaagactttggagttagaaaagtctagatgagggccagagagatagcacagaggcagggtggttgccttgcatgcagccaatccaggaaggacagtggtttaaagcccagcatcccatatggtcccccgagcctgccaggagtgctttctgagtacagagccaggagtaacccctaagtgccgctgggtgtgacccaaaaacaaaaaacaaaacaaaaaaaatgggggagaaaagTAAAAGTCTGGATTAAATCTCTCCCcttgcaaacaacaacaacaacaacaacaacaacaagaacaacaacaaaaaaccacttCCTCTTGTTAACAGTGTCTTTGGGAAAGTGACTTAACCCCATTTCTTCTAGGATGATGATGTaagaataaatgagaataaatgacATGTGAATTAAATGAGAGGGCATTCTTGACATAtaatggacattaaaaattatgagtgttgggggccagagcaatagcatagtggtagggcatttgccttgcatgtggccgactccaacctaggtttgattctcaacatcccatccggtcccctgagcctgccagggtcaatttctgagctcagagccaggagtaactcctgagtgtcactgggtgtggccccaaaacaaacaaaaaaaaattaagagtgttttaaatttatttgtcatattgatttttttaattgaaggtaTTGTCTTGGACCAGTCATTGATGCAATGCTTATGGGAATGGCACTCTACCGTGCTGGAAactgaaccagagttggctgcatgcaagacaagcatcttaacccctgtacctgTAACCTCTGGCCaaacttgctttttatttttaagtctcaATGGTactagggcaggggtcttcaaactttttaaagtgggggccggattacggtcccttagagagctggagggccggactatatgagctactaattcctactcacactgcacatatcttatataaataaaatgaaaaccatttataaataaacagatcacgcaccagtatttcaatgggaactgtgggcttgcttttggctaatgagatggtcaatgtccggttccatatttgtcactgccagccgtaacaagtgatgcaagtgggcatcagttaatcttgatctggttggagatttcagatgtttcattcttgaaaaagtctgttcacaggcataagtgctaccaaagatggttaccattttgagtgcatggttcctgatatttggatatacactgagtgtatatgctggcaggtatcttggcaaccaaacagcgtctctgctggcgggccggatcagactcctctgcgggctgcgtgtggcccgcgggccgtagtttgaagacccctgtactAGGGGATCCAACTCAGGGTCTGCACAccagccttttgagccatctTCCTAGCCCTATTCCCTAGTCCTcttatttcatgtttcttttgttctctctctctctctctctctctctctctctctctctctctctctctctctctctctctccctctcctttctccctcttcccctctctccccctctttaactctctctccccaaccccctgcAAAGTCAGTGGCTCTCCACTAAGCTACAGTTCCAGCCCCTACAGTTCCAGCCCAGACTCTCATTCTGAAATCCTGATAAAGTTTGTACCCAATATGGAAATTGTCTCACATTCTTTTCACTGTATGTGCCCAGAAATGCGTATATTAACgatttctctttgttcttccttaTTTTGAACTCTTGCCCTGGAACAAGCACTCTGGTAGGGGTGGGGAATGCATACAGTTGACTAGGGAATTCCTTGTGAGAGAAAAGagttgtatttctcctttgattcCTCAATTTAATAGGGCTCTGTGATGGAACTACCTTTAGCCTTGGCCCTCTCTAGCTCAGCTTTAAATTGAGACTGAAGGGAAGGTCTTTGCTTCTGGCCATTTGGACTATATAAATTGAACTTCTCACAAATCTTATGTCAAACTGTTTGTTCattggagctggagctggagggcagtgagtaaggcacttaacttgcatctgaccaacctgggttcagtcctggaATTTGTAAAGCCCTGTTTACCACCTAGGAATACTATATGGTATTgcttcaaaaaagaaacaaaaagctctgctcattttcttgctttcttttcttttggggccatgatactcagggattactactgattCTTCACTTGGATCAGCCCATAgagcttggggactatatgggatgccttgatctaacctggattggtcatgtgcaaggcaagtgtgccctacccactatattatctctcctgttttttgttttgttttttgtttttcccacacctagcagtgctcaggaattactctggctttgtgctcagaaatcgctcctggctggcttgggggaacatatggaatgctggggatcgaaccaggtcagccatgtgcaaggcaaatgcccgccggctgtgctatcgctccagctcctcagactcctactttttttttcttttctggaaatctTTCTTAGCTGAATATACTGTGAAACACCTATTCATTCCCTTAGAGAGAATACCAGTGAAGAGGATCCTGCTAATATGCAGTCAGTCAGGCTCCAAGCCTTGCACTGCATCTCCCCTCCAACCTGCTACCTCCCACTCAGCATTCTTGAGTCTCATTTACAGTCTGGGTGTTCAGCCAGGGTTCTGGGGTAGTTTGGCAGATCATTCAGCTTCAGGCAAGCATAGTCTGCTGATTTGGCTCCAGAGTTCTTCATCACATGGAATCATTTATGCTGCTTCGGTTAATAGTCAAAGTTGCCACTGGCACATACCTATATACCCTTGTGACTGATGGCATGGTATTGGGTGCTAGCTCTTCTCCCTTGAAAATAACTTACTCTGATTTTTGCCCAGACCATTCTTGTATCCAGCATTGCTTTAATGATCTATCTTCAGTTCGCATCCTTCTTGGCTGCTCCATATATATATCCTTCTAGGAACTTAGAATGGCCTTCAcacatgtataatttttttttggggggggaggttgagccactcctggcagcatttagaggttggttactcctggatctgtgctcagaaattattcctgaagggctcaggggactatatagaatgccagggatcaaacctgggttggccacatacaaggaaaactcTCTACTTGcagttctattgctctggtcccctacacatatatgtacttttaacatttattttattttattaatttttgtttgtttgggaccacacccagtggtgctcaaacctcactcctagctctaccctCAGAGATCACTTCGAATGGATCACAAAAGAACATATAGGgtacctgggattaaacccagttcagctgtgtgcaacacaaggcccctacccactgtactatcatcttGGCCtccttaatatttattaaaaacaaaacaaaaggggctggagagatagcatggaggtaaagcgtttgcctttcatgcaagaggtcatcggttcgaatcccagcgtcccatatggtcccctgtgcctgccaggagcaatttctgagcatggagccaggagtaacccctgagcactgccgggtgtgacccaaaaaccacaaaaaaaaaaaaaaaaacacctctttcaggggccagagcaatagcatagtgagtagggcatttgccttgcacgtggccaacccagtttcaattcccagcattccagatggttccttgagcctgccggaaacaatttctgagtaacccctgagcattgccaggtgtgacccaaaaagaaaaaaaaatattgaaaagaggTTTTAGGAtccggaatgatagcatagctgtaggacatttgccttgcacaaggcccacgtgggacagacctgggtttgatccctggcatcccatatggtcctctgagcctgtcaggcgcaatttctgagtgcagccaccacagggtgtggcccaaaacaaacaagcaaacaaataaaataactctCATCTCCCATTACTTCATCTGTTTGTTCTCCATATCTCTCCATTATGCCTgctcaaaatacacacacacacacacacacacacacacacacacacacacacacacacacacaccttactaGGCTTTTGAATCTTACTAGGCATATATAGGACAAAGTATTAGAAAATTTGGTTTTAGCAGATAGTGACTATGTGATCTTAGATAAATTGCTTAATCTCTTTGGATGCCATCTGTTCCCTTTATCCACTTAACAGATACTGACTGATCACCAGTggtgaggaagaaagaaactcaGCTCCTATAATTTTTTGTCAACTAGCTCATGATCCAGTTTACAGAGTACCTGGGAGGTGTTGTGCGACACAAAGGAGAGTAGCATAGAaagagtttgtgtgtgtgagtgtgtgcttgtttgttttgatggaggcctcactcctggctctgtgcttgaggatcactcctggcaggctttgggggaccatatgtggtgctagtgaTAGACCCTGGGTCAGCCTGCTGAATTAGCACTCTTgactcttcatttttgtttgtttttgggccacacccagtgatactcagagggtacacctggctctgcactccgaaatcactcctggtggtgtttgggggaccacaggggttctggggatcaaacatgggtcaatttcatgcaaggcaagcaccctatccactatactatcttttgccccaactctttttcttttttgaaaagggACGTTTTAATGCCTTTTTGTGTGGACTAGAGGAGAAAATGAAGGCAAAGTACATGGCACACAGTGCTCAGTGTGTAGTTGCCATTATTTTGCATTGGAAAGtgctttaaaaattatgtgtagGATGGGATTATCAacattatcattttctttgttctcttaatATTTGACAACTGGAACATTCTAAACTTGCACTATTGACTGATTGGCTAAATAATTGCCTTCCTTTGAATCATCAgttttttctcctgggatgatTACTCTCCCTTTATACCATAGTATTATTACTTGATTGGAAACTTTGCCCAGCTCCTCCATTAGATCAGACTAATGAAGTTTTGCAGTTTATGTTTAATTGCTTTCTTCTCTCAACATCACAGGCTGCTCCTTTGCCTTTAAATAACTGTGGAATAAGTTGATGTGTCTGGGTAATTCTGATTTTTAGAAAGGTTTGATTAAATCCTGTTTTAATGTCCTGTGACTGCTTTAACAAAATGACCACAAACTCCATAGCAAAGAAAAGCAcaagtatttttttgttatttattttggagttttaggccataccctgtgataTACTCACGGCTTGGTctgagctctgtactcagggatcattcctgatgatgcttgggaccatatggagtgccaggaatcaaacctgggttggctgtgtgcagtgaAAGCACCCTAGCTACTATTCTATT from the Suncus etruscus isolate mSunEtr1 chromosome 10, mSunEtr1.pri.cur, whole genome shotgun sequence genome contains:
- the ANKRD34A gene encoding ankyrin repeat domain-containing protein 34A — protein: MLHTEGHALLRAVGQGKLRLARLLLEGGAYVNEGDAQGETALMAACRARYDDPQNKARMVRYLLEQGADPNIADRLGRTALMHACAGGGGAAVASLLLAHGADPSVRDHAGASALVHALDRGDRETLATLLDACKAKGTEVIIITTDTSPSGTKKTRQYLNSPPSPGVEEPAPVVPPPSPGVCASPSEIQLQTAVGSGGGGSGGGGGGRAVLSPRAQEEEEKRDVFEFPLPKPPEDASPAEPLAKPPRHPPKPLKRLNSEPWGLVAPPQPVPPAEARPGTERLTADFQGLSLSGRPRLSRRHSTECAEEPPPWAERVAGAGAGLLSRRNTAPEAQEPGLPAGLRQKLSRMEPVELEGPGGLCPDSPECSRPALERRRYSASPLTLSFTGQSQESLPGAVSPLSGRRRSPGLLERRGSGTLLLDHISQTRPGFLPPLNVNPHPPIPDIRPQAGGRAPSLPAPPQAGAPASPRTKRKLVRRHSMQTEQIRLLGGFQSLGGPGEPGR